In Ostrinia nubilalis chromosome 10, ilOstNubi1.1, whole genome shotgun sequence, a single genomic region encodes these proteins:
- the LOC135075774 gene encoding charged multivesicular body protein 2b — MNFFRKEPTVKEQQRQNERELRKATRDLERDKAKLEREEKKLEMDIKKMANEGNNDGCKILAKQLVQLRKQKNRIYSANSKISNVQLHNKTMGANIAIAGAMGTTAKTMGNMNKVMNPHQIAKDMEAFRQANAKMDMTDDMISDTLDDIMNESGDEEESEGIVNQVLDEIGIEISGKMADAPSVARNKIGASTTDDDKEIMAQLARLKST; from the exons AACAGCAAAGACAAAATGAGAGAGAACTTAGAAAGGCCACTAGGGATTTGGAACGGGATAAAGCAAAGCTAGAGAGAGAAGAAAAGAAATTG GAAATGGATATTAAGAAAATGGCTAATGAAGGCAATAATGATGGATGTAAAATATTGGCTAAGCAATTGGTGCAATTAAGAAAGCAGAAAAATAGAATATACTCCGCTAACAGTAAG aTATCAAATGTTCAACTCCACAACAAGACGATGGGAGCGAACATAGCCATAGCGGGTGCGATGGGCACCACGGCCAAGACAATGGGCAACATGAACAAGGTCATGAACCCGCATCAAATCGCCAAGGACATGGAGGCGTTCAGACAGGCCAATGCCAAGATGGACATGACCGATGACATGA tttcaGACACTCTTGATGACATCATGAACGAATCTGGCGACGAAGAAGAATCTGAGGGAATTGTGAACCAAGTGCTTGATGAAATTGGCATTGAAATTAGTGGCAAG ATGGCCGACGCGCCGTCTGTGGCTCGGAACAAAATTGGCGCTTCGACTACTGATGACGACAAGGAAATCATGGCTCAGCTCGCGAGACTTAAATCCACATAA